The following coding sequences are from one Deferribacterota bacterium window:
- the purH gene encoding bifunctional phosphoribosylaminoimidazolecarboxamide formyltransferase/IMP cyclohydrolase: MKALKVKRALISVSDKSGIIDFAKYLSSNNVEIISTGGTAKLLEENSINTTKISDFTGSPEILDGRVKTLHPKIFAGILYKRENKKHIDDLKEFNAKNIDLVVVNLYPFSKDFLQEDNRKIEKDIEYIDIGGPTLVRAAAKNFKDVIVVIDPKDYPKVIEELDTNNDLSYNTRLLLAIKAFSFISYYDSIIAKYFSNAFDVLKLNTNIWQNINNKFPQYLTLPAKRLDILRYGENPHQEAALYENSSFVGNSGLHNLKQLHGKKLSYNNLVDIDAAINLANDFNGDNFCAIIKHTNPCGAAIGRTTLDAFNKAFEGDSLSAFGGIVCFNKTVDENVAEAMSKIFFEVIIAPNFSDKALQILQKKKNLRLIVNHSENANKTNGELEVKNVTGAYLLQDKNTQILDKNKLEFPTNRKATNDELDALIFAWKIVKHVKSNAITITDKNSLIGVGAGQMSRIDSLKIAINKASKDLNGTVMASDAFFPFRDCVDEAAKHGISAIIQPGGSIRDKESVEAANEHNIAMVFTRIRHFKH, encoded by the coding sequence CAAAAATAAGTGATTTTACAGGATCACCAGAAATTCTAGATGGTCGGGTTAAAACACTACACCCTAAAATATTTGCTGGCATCCTCTATAAAAGGGAAAATAAGAAACATATTGATGATTTAAAGGAATTTAACGCTAAGAATATAGACCTTGTTGTAGTAAATCTATATCCCTTTAGCAAAGATTTCTTACAAGAGGACAATAGAAAGATTGAAAAAGATATAGAGTATATTGATATTGGGGGACCAACCCTAGTTAGGGCTGCAGCAAAAAATTTTAAAGATGTGATTGTAGTTATAGATCCAAAGGATTATCCAAAGGTTATTGAGGAATTAGATACTAATAATGATCTAAGTTATAATACTAGGTTACTTCTTGCAATAAAAGCTTTTTCATTTATATCATACTATGACAGTATTATTGCAAAGTACTTCTCTAACGCATTTGATGTATTAAAATTAAATACTAACATTTGGCAAAATATAAATAATAAATTTCCTCAATATTTGACACTTCCTGCAAAAAGATTAGATATCTTAAGATATGGAGAAAATCCACATCAAGAAGCAGCACTCTACGAAAACAGCTCCTTTGTAGGTAATAGTGGCTTACATAATCTAAAACAACTCCATGGAAAGAAGCTATCATATAATAATTTAGTAGATATTGACGCAGCTATAAATCTAGCAAATGATTTTAATGGGGATAATTTCTGTGCTATCATCAAACATACAAACCCATGTGGTGCAGCTATAGGTAGAACTACATTAGATGCATTTAATAAGGCTTTTGAAGGAGATAGCTTAAGTGCCTTTGGTGGAATAGTTTGTTTTAATAAAACTGTAGATGAAAATGTTGCTGAAGCAATGTCAAAAATATTTTTTGAGGTAATTATTGCTCCAAATTTTAGTGATAAAGCTTTACAAATACTGCAAAAGAAAAAAAATTTAAGACTTATTGTTAATCATTCAGAGAATGCAAACAAAACAAATGGTGAGTTAGAAGTAAAAAATGTTACTGGTGCTTACCTATTACAAGATAAAAATACACAAATTCTAGATAAAAATAAACTTGAGTTTCCCACAAACAGAAAAGCAACAAATGATGAGTTAGATGCTTTAATATTTGCTTGGAAGATAGTAAAACATGTAAAATCCAATGCAATTACTATTACTGATAAGAACAGTTTAATAGGCGTTGGCGCAGGCCAAATGAGCCGCATTGATTCACTTAAAATAGCAATAAACAAAGCATCAAAAGATTTAAACGGTACTGTTATGGCTTCTGATGCATTTTTCCCTTTCAGGGATTGTGTTGATGAGGCTGCAAAACATGGAATATCAGCTATTATACAACCAGGTGGATCAATTCGTGACAAAGAGTCGGTAGAAGCTGCAAATGAACATAATATAGCAATGGTATTTACCCGTATAAGACACTTTAAACATTAA
- the purD gene encoding phosphoribosylamine--glycine ligase: MNIFVIGSGGREHAIAYSLAQSKYVKTVYVAPGNGGTQIEKKCKNINISQEDFKSLADFANKNDVKFTIVGPELPLSKGIVDYFNEKNLNILGPSKEAAQIESSKIFAKQVMEKADVPTAKYKNFYNYNSSIQYMKMSNFPIVIKYNGLAAGKGVLIAANKKEAEEYLYSIFIENRFNDKNPSVIIEDYLTGEEASYIALVDGKNILPLASSQDHKQLLNGDKGPNTGGMGAYSPAPILDDKNFNYTTEYIIKPTINELKKMGIEYKGFIYAGLMVTEKGPKVLEFNCRLGDPEAQPILMRLNSDFLEILEAYHNNELDKIKINWSDDCATCVVMTSKGYPAKYEKGFEITGLEEFENKRDVKIFHSGTILKDGKILTNGGRVLTVTAKGKKLKDAIEKAYGAVKKIHFNGAYYRDDIGYKGLKYV; encoded by the coding sequence ATGAATATTTTTGTCATTGGTTCAGGTGGTAGAGAACATGCTATTGCATATTCTCTAGCCCAAAGCAAATATGTAAAAACTGTGTATGTTGCACCAGGGAATGGTGGAACACAAATTGAGAAAAAATGTAAAAATATAAACATCTCACAAGAAGATTTTAAAAGCCTTGCAGATTTTGCCAATAAAAATGATGTTAAATTTACTATTGTTGGCCCAGAATTACCACTCTCTAAAGGAATTGTTGACTATTTTAATGAAAAAAATCTAAATATATTAGGCCCAAGCAAAGAAGCTGCTCAAATTGAATCTAGTAAAATTTTTGCTAAACAAGTTATGGAAAAAGCAGATGTACCTACAGCAAAATATAAGAATTTTTACAATTACAATTCTTCCATTCAATATATGAAAATGTCAAACTTTCCTATTGTTATAAAATATAATGGTTTGGCAGCAGGTAAAGGAGTATTAATAGCAGCTAACAAAAAAGAAGCCGAAGAATATCTATATTCTATATTTATTGAAAATAGATTTAATGATAAAAATCCAAGTGTAATAATAGAAGATTATTTAACAGGAGAGGAAGCTTCTTATATAGCCTTAGTTGATGGTAAAAATATATTACCCCTTGCTTCTAGTCAGGATCACAAACAATTGCTTAATGGAGATAAGGGTCCAAATACTGGTGGGATGGGTGCTTATTCACCTGCCCCAATTTTAGATGATAAAAACTTTAATTACACCACTGAATATATTATTAAACCAACTATCAACGAATTGAAAAAAATGGGAATAGAGTATAAAGGCTTTATATATGCAGGTTTAATGGTAACAGAAAAGGGGCCAAAAGTATTAGAATTTAATTGTAGATTAGGCGATCCAGAGGCACAACCTATACTAATGAGGTTAAATAGTGACTTTTTAGAGATATTAGAAGCATATCATAATAATGAATTGGATAAAATCAAAATAAATTGGTCAGATGATTGTGCTACATGTGTCGTAATGACTTCTAAAGGTTATCCTGCTAAATATGAGAAAGGTTTTGAGATTACAGGTTTAGAAGAATTCGAGAATAAAAGGGATGTAAAGATATTTCACTCAGGAACAATATTAAAAGATGGAAAAATACTAACTAATGGCGGTAGGGTATTAACAGTAACAGCTAAAGGAAAAAAACTAAAAGATGCTATAGAAAAAGCCTATGGGGCTGTTAAGAAAATACATTTCAAT